In Collimonas arenae, a single genomic region encodes these proteins:
- a CDS encoding polysaccharide lyase family 7 protein codes for MRVQLCPMFIAGVIGITVSGGACATTAMEAAANTVATAVALNPANPPGKNFNLAPYTLQLPTGSSGSVDTVSGANLAAGYTNQFYFYTDSADGSLIMMDPRTGWTTSGSQHPRTELRENAVWPATGTNLLNATVKVSQVSDHTTIGQIFQGSGPSKPLCELQVTSKGKVQLLLENTNQGGSAKVFPVTSVPLGTRFDYQLQLLNRTVTVTANGVVKTFTADASFAGEKFYFKAGDYDQTAVSGTPDTNAGTIVHFYALAITHK; via the coding sequence ATGCGCGTTCAACTATGTCCAATGTTTATTGCAGGCGTGATCGGGATAACGGTATCGGGTGGCGCCTGCGCTACAACAGCCATGGAAGCAGCCGCAAACACGGTAGCAACCGCCGTGGCTCTCAACCCCGCCAATCCGCCAGGGAAGAATTTCAATCTCGCGCCTTATACGCTCCAGCTGCCGACCGGTTCCTCCGGTTCGGTTGACACGGTGAGCGGCGCGAATCTGGCGGCAGGCTATACCAACCAGTTCTATTTCTATACCGACAGCGCCGATGGCTCGCTGATCATGATGGACCCCAGAACCGGCTGGACCACATCCGGTTCGCAGCATCCACGCACGGAACTGCGTGAAAACGCCGTCTGGCCTGCTACCGGAACCAATCTCCTGAACGCCACGGTAAAAGTATCGCAAGTGTCCGACCATACGACCATCGGCCAGATTTTCCAAGGCAGCGGACCCAGCAAGCCGTTATGCGAATTGCAGGTCACGTCAAAGGGAAAGGTCCAGCTTTTGCTTGAAAATACGAATCAAGGAGGGAGTGCAAAAGTCTTCCCTGTCACCAGCGTGCCGCTGGGAACCAGGTTTGACTATCAACTGCAGCTATTGAATCGCACGGTGACGGTGACTGCAAATGGCGTCGTAAAAACTTTTACGGCAGATGCAAGCTTCGCTGGAGAGAAATTCTATTTCAAGGCTGGCGATTACGATCAAACCGCCGTGTCCGGCACACCTGATACGAATGCCGGGACCATTGTGCATTTTTATGCGTTAGCTATTACGCATAAATAA
- a CDS encoding SAM-dependent methyltransferase, with product MLIVTIKQGKEKSLLNRQPWIYASAVERVDGKPGEHMKPGATALVQSSSMQFLARAAYNAKSQIRARVWTFDQNEAVDHALIKRRVKTAVAARSTKGKKPAAGSGQPLHLVLGDEDGLSGLVVDWFGGKNGFLVCQFQAAGVDAWKVPIVQALIAETGCPNVYERSDELLRKGEGLPIVSGALAGDEPPDDMPCTDNGVRFTLDIKTGEKRFFR from the coding sequence ATGCTTATCGTCACCATCAAACAAGGCAAAGAAAAAAGCCTGCTGAATCGTCAACCCTGGATTTACGCGTCCGCGGTTGAGCGGGTTGACGGCAAACCCGGGGAACACATGAAGCCGGGAGCGACGGCGCTGGTGCAATCGTCTTCCATGCAATTTCTGGCGCGCGCCGCCTACAACGCGAAATCGCAGATCCGCGCCCGTGTCTGGACTTTCGATCAAAACGAAGCGGTTGACCATGCGCTGATCAAACGTCGGGTCAAGACGGCGGTGGCGGCACGCAGCACCAAAGGCAAGAAACCCGCCGCCGGTTCCGGCCAGCCGCTGCATCTGGTTCTGGGCGATGAGGACGGCTTGTCCGGCCTGGTGGTTGACTGGTTCGGCGGAAAGAACGGTTTTCTGGTGTGCCAGTTCCAGGCGGCTGGCGTCGATGCGTGGAAAGTGCCTATCGTGCAGGCCTTGATCGCCGAAACCGGCTGCCCGAATGTGTATGAACGATCGGACGAACTGCTACGCAAAGGCGAAGGCTTGCCGATAGTATCCGGCGCACTGGCAGGCGACGAACCGCCGGACGACATGCCGTGCACCGACAATGGCGTGCGCTTTACCCTGGATATCAAAACCGGGGAAAAGCGTTTCTTCAGATAA
- a CDS encoding alpha/beta fold hydrolase yields the protein MSTFQTTDKTTLFFQDWGSGQPVLFVHSWAMNSTMWDPHMAHFNRLGLRTLAMDRRGHGRSDAPGTGYHYDRLADDLAELIEHCDLHNLTLVGHSMGCAEIVRYLARHGASRIARVVLIAPVMPCFLKSASNPDGVEMNVIEGLQEVLRKDFPKWLADNADDFFLPTSWGTTPEFTQHTIDMMLSTVFNAAMTCLHTKMTTDLRGWLAEITVPALVIHGDRDVSEPVEGGRLTAQLIRNSQYREYAGAPHGIYHTHMSQVLGDILHFAELGKAG from the coding sequence ATGTCCACCTTCCAAACTACCGATAAAACCACTTTGTTTTTCCAGGACTGGGGCAGCGGCCAGCCCGTCCTGTTCGTACACAGCTGGGCCATGAATTCCACCATGTGGGATCCGCATATGGCGCACTTCAACCGCTTGGGCTTGCGTACCCTGGCGATGGATCGCCGCGGTCACGGCCGCTCCGACGCGCCGGGAACCGGCTACCACTACGACAGGCTTGCAGACGACCTGGCCGAATTGATCGAACATTGCGATCTGCACAACCTGACCCTGGTTGGACATTCGATGGGTTGCGCAGAGATCGTGCGTTACCTGGCGCGCCATGGCGCGAGCCGCATTGCGCGCGTCGTCCTGATTGCTCCGGTCATGCCGTGCTTCCTGAAATCGGCAAGCAATCCCGACGGCGTGGAGATGAACGTGATTGAGGGCTTGCAGGAAGTGCTGCGCAAGGATTTTCCAAAATGGCTGGCCGATAATGCGGACGATTTCTTCTTGCCGACATCTTGGGGGACCACGCCGGAATTTACGCAACATACTATCGACATGATGCTGTCCACGGTATTCAATGCTGCAATGACCTGCCTCCACACCAAAATGACAACCGATCTTCGCGGCTGGCTTGCAGAGATCACCGTCCCTGCCTTGGTCATTCATGGCGACCGCGACGTCAGCGAACCTGTCGAGGGCGGGCGGCTTACCGCGCAACTGATCAGGAATAGTCAATATCGGGAATATGCCGGTGCGCCGCATGGCATCTATCACACGCATATGTCGCAGGTGCTCGGGGATATCCTCCACTTCGCGGAGCTGGGCAAAGCAGGCTGA